A genome region from Merismopedia glauca CCAP 1448/3 includes the following:
- a CDS encoding CIA30 family protein, which yields MNVGRFVQTLTYFDVIPLCSWWRRFRGIEQPKTVGVEGVGVILIVGKGHDLDKRIIEEVVNKGCRVRWIHPQMEGTGSAIPLADSVVIANTSPQVETLVLDINNSANLTPDLLTDVESIIYLSHPDLDSGITNLINLADRQLQDRTEKLIFDFTQPSVEISSIWGAIDDVVMGGVSDSNIRMVDGAARFSGNVSTANSGGFASVRTRNLEPRLDLSNYQGIELKVKGDGQRYKLFVRTNAGWDSLAYSYSFDTAYNSWLNVQIPFDRMVAVFRAKTVPSAPSINLSEICAFQIMLSKFEYDGQLNPQFQPGNFSLEIASLKAYGGNKLTQFVLVENGENFSVKQALKNTNLAYKFVQSYESDRICS from the coding sequence ATGAATGTTGGTAGATTCGTTCAAACCTTAACCTATTTTGATGTGATTCCTCTATGCAGTTGGTGGCGGCGTTTCAGAGGAATTGAGCAACCTAAAACTGTAGGAGTAGAGGGAGTGGGAGTTATATTAATAGTCGGAAAAGGGCATGATTTAGACAAAAGAATTATTGAAGAAGTAGTCAATAAAGGTTGTCGGGTAAGGTGGATTCATCCTCAAATGGAAGGTACTGGATCTGCGATACCGCTAGCCGATAGCGTAGTCATCGCTAACACGTCTCCCCAAGTTGAAACCTTAGTTTTAGATATTAACAATTCAGCCAATTTAACTCCCGATTTGCTAACGGATGTTGAATCTATTATTTATCTAAGTCATCCCGATTTAGATTCAGGAATAACTAATTTAATTAATCTGGCGGATAGACAGCTTCAAGATCGTACTGAAAAACTCATCTTTGACTTTACACAACCATCTGTAGAAATATCAAGTATTTGGGGGGCTATAGATGATGTCGTCATGGGTGGAGTTAGTGATAGTAACATCAGAATGGTAGACGGTGCTGCCCGATTTTCTGGTAACGTTTCTACAGCGAATTCTGGTGGTTTTGCTTCAGTCAGAACTCGGAATTTAGAACCCCGTCTTGACTTAAGTAACTATCAGGGAATAGAACTAAAAGTTAAAGGTGATGGTCAACGCTATAAATTATTTGTTCGGACTAATGCTGGTTGGGATAGCTTGGCTTATAGTTACTCATTTGATACAGCCTACAATTCATGGTTGAATGTGCAAATTCCTTTCGATCGCATGGTAGCTGTATTTCGTGCCAAAACTGTTCCCTCCGCACCATCAATTAACTTATCGGAAATTTGTGCTTTCCAAATTATGTTGAGTAAATTTGAATATGATGGGCAATTAAACCCGCAATTTCAACCAGGAAACTTCTCGTTAGAAATAGCTTCACTTAAAGCTTATGGTGGCAATAAGTTAACTCAGTTTGTGTTAGTAGAAAATGGCGAAAATTTCTCAGTAAAACAAGCTTTAAAAAATACTAATTTAGCCTACAAATTTGTTCAATCTTATGAGTCAGATCGAATATGCTCGTAA
- a CDS encoding CoB--CoM heterodisulfide reductase iron-sulfur subunit B family protein, whose product MSTSTLKYAYFPGCVAQGACRELYQSTGALTKALGIELIELKKAACCGSGTFKEDSQLLEDTVNARNIALAESLQLPLLTHCSTCQGVIGRVDERLKDLHGKDPSYVAQINGLLQKDGCSPYQGTTEVKHLLWALVADYGLERLEKQVTRRLSGLKCAAFYGCYLLRAQKSVTYDDPFQPESMENVFRAVGATPIYYRGRTQCCGWPLSSYAPKESFSMAGMHIQEAIASGADCIVTPCPLCHLNLDSRQPEVEKVIGKRLGLPILHLPQLVALALGISPKELGLDKHVVSTQSVLAKLK is encoded by the coding sequence GTGTCTACTTCTACCTTAAAGTATGCTTACTTTCCTGGCTGTGTGGCTCAAGGAGCTTGTCGAGAACTTTATCAATCGACAGGTGCTTTGACTAAGGCTTTGGGAATTGAATTAATAGAACTGAAAAAAGCTGCTTGTTGCGGTTCTGGAACTTTTAAAGAAGATTCTCAGCTACTAGAAGATACGGTTAATGCCCGTAATATTGCTTTGGCTGAATCTCTGCAACTGCCATTATTGACTCATTGCAGCACGTGTCAGGGAGTAATTGGGCGGGTAGATGAACGTTTGAAGGATTTACACGGCAAAGATCCCAGTTATGTTGCCCAAATAAACGGTTTGTTGCAGAAAGACGGTTGTTCTCCGTACCAAGGTACAACGGAAGTTAAACATCTGCTGTGGGCGCTAGTAGCTGATTATGGGTTAGAAAGGCTAGAAAAACAAGTTACTCGTCGGCTGTCTGGGTTGAAGTGTGCGGCTTTTTACGGTTGTTATCTGTTGAGGGCGCAAAAATCTGTAACTTACGACGATCCTTTTCAACCAGAATCGATGGAAAATGTATTTCGAGCAGTTGGTGCTACTCCTATTTACTATAGAGGCAGGACGCAATGTTGCGGTTGGCCCTTGTCTAGCTATGCTCCCAAAGAATCTTTTAGCATGGCAGGAATGCATATTCAAGAAGCGATCGCCTCTGGTGCAGATTGTATCGTTACTCCTTGTCCCCTGTGTCACTTAAATCTTGATTCTAGGCAACCAGAGGTAGAAAAAGTGATTGGAAAGCGTTTGGGATTACCGATCTTACATCTACCTCAGCTAGTTGCTTTAGCTTTAGGAATTTCTCCCAAAGAGTTAGGTTTAGATAAACACGTTGTTTCGACTCAATCAGTCTTGGCAAAGTTAAAGTAG
- a CDS encoding sigma-70 family RNA polymerase sigma factor, protein MTPFTSEDLDLFYGLKAKDAAAIGKLYDRYGGLMYSLAFRILGNSQEAEDLIQEIFVNLWQKCSYDPTRGSLKSFLLILVRSRAIDRWRSQKNTQHRLENWQNEMLLVDEDDPHTDDITERVRSALTELPETQRQALEMAYYQGLSQSEIAKQLDVPLGTVKSWFRLGFVKMRQMLKDLTPN, encoded by the coding sequence GTGACACCCTTTACCTCTGAAGATCTAGATCTATTTTATGGCTTGAAAGCTAAAGATGCTGCTGCCATAGGGAAGCTTTACGATCGCTATGGAGGATTGATGTATAGTTTAGCATTCAGAATTCTGGGCAACTCTCAAGAAGCAGAAGATCTCATTCAAGAAATATTTGTCAATTTGTGGCAAAAATGTAGCTACGATCCCACACGGGGTTCTTTAAAGAGTTTTTTGCTAATATTAGTGCGATCGCGCGCTATAGATCGGTGGCGCTCCCAAAAAAATACCCAGCATCGACTGGAAAATTGGCAAAATGAAATGTTACTAGTCGATGAAGACGATCCTCATACTGATGATATTACTGAACGGGTTCGATCCGCCTTAACCGAACTTCCCGAAACCCAACGTCAAGCCTTAGAAATGGCATACTATCAAGGGTTATCTCAATCAGAAATTGCAAAACAATTGGATGTTCCACTAGGAACCGTTAAAAGTTGGTTTCGACTAGGTTTTGTCAAGATGCGACAGATGTTAAAAGATTTGACACCAAATTGA
- a CDS encoding restriction endonuclease subunit S, which translates to MVATINQACAAIILNQDIYNNYVFCYLAHNYEEIRKLSNTGNQENLNGNIIKSINVPLPPLAEQKTIALSLSDTDALIAACDRAITKKRNIKQGEMQQLLTGKMRLPDFTREWEVKKLGEIGEFKNGINKGKEDFGFGHPFVNLLDVFGRSKIFQYLSLGLVNSSSTERKVYELKKGDVLFIRSSVKPEGVGLTSVIYDDLENTVYSGFLIRFRDFGKLDCEYKLHCFNEEKFRKIVIDSSTVSANTNINQDALKSLQIKFPPLPEQKAIAQILSDMDAEIAALEKKRDKYKAIKQGMMQELLTGKTRLIDK; encoded by the coding sequence GTGGTTGCCACTATAAATCAGGCTTGTGCGGCAATTATTCTCAATCAAGATATTTATAATAATTATGTATTTTGTTATTTAGCTCATAATTATGAGGAAATAAGGAAACTTAGCAATACTGGAAATCAAGAAAATCTAAATGGAAACATTATAAAATCTATCAATGTTCCCCTTCCCCCGCTTGCTGAACAAAAAACGATCGCACTCTCTCTTTCTGATACAGATGCACTAATTGCGGCGTGCGATCGCGCTATTACCAAAAAGCGCAATATCAAGCAGGGAGAAATGCAGCAGCTTCTCACGGGTAAAATGCGATTACCGGATTTTACCCGTGAGTGGGAGGTGAAAAAGTTGGGGGAGATAGGAGAATTTAAAAACGGTATTAACAAGGGAAAAGAAGATTTTGGCTTTGGGCATCCTTTTGTAAATCTATTGGATGTATTTGGGCGTTCTAAAATATTTCAATATTTATCATTGGGCTTGGTGAACTCTTCTAGTACAGAAAGAAAAGTATATGAATTAAAAAAGGGAGATGTTTTATTTATTCGCTCATCAGTTAAACCTGAAGGTGTTGGACTAACATCTGTTATTTATGATGATTTAGAAAATACTGTTTATAGTGGTTTTTTAATTCGATTTAGAGATTTTGGCAAATTAGACTGTGAATATAAGCTGCATTGTTTTAATGAAGAAAAATTTAGGAAAATAGTTATAGATAGTAGCACTGTAAGCGCAAATACAAATATTAATCAAGATGCGTTAAAAAGCCTTCAAATTAAATTTCCCCCACTCCCCGAACAAAAAGCGATCGCGCAAATTCTCAGTGACATGGACGCAGAAATAGCAGCATTAGAAAAAAAACGCGACAAATACAAAGCCATCAAACAGGGGATGATGCAAGAACTATTAACCGGGAAAACAAGGCTAATTGATAAGTAA
- a CDS encoding sulfite exporter TauE/SafE family protein produces MLPAIAASLTLLFFVTSILYASVGHGGASGYLAVMALMGLTPDVMKPTALILNILTSGIATIKFYQAKHFDWRVFGTFAIASFPCAFLGGKLSLPDVIYKPIVGLVLLYAAVSLLKGKRLPTETSNPQKIPLAIAILAGMGIGFLSGLTGVGGGIFLSPLLILTSWTSPKTTAGVSAAFILVNSMAGLLGLGIKVSTVPKEIIFWGLAVSLGGWIGAQYGSQKVNNINLQRLLGVVLIIASWKMLSVLFSGVL; encoded by the coding sequence TTGCTCCCAGCGATCGCGGCTTCATTAACTTTATTATTTTTTGTCACCTCTATCCTCTATGCTTCCGTAGGACATGGAGGTGCATCAGGATATTTAGCTGTGATGGCTTTAATGGGGTTAACTCCCGATGTGATGAAACCCACAGCTTTGATTTTGAATATCCTGACATCGGGAATTGCTACCATCAAGTTTTATCAAGCCAAACATTTCGACTGGCGGGTTTTTGGAACATTTGCGATCGCTTCTTTTCCTTGTGCATTTCTGGGGGGAAAATTATCCCTTCCCGATGTTATTTATAAACCAATTGTCGGGTTAGTTTTACTTTATGCAGCAGTTAGTTTATTGAAAGGGAAACGACTGCCAACGGAAACATCAAACCCTCAAAAAATACCTTTGGCGATCGCTATTTTAGCAGGAATGGGGATTGGTTTTTTATCAGGATTAACTGGAGTTGGTGGGGGGATTTTTTTGAGTCCCTTATTAATATTAACAAGTTGGACATCGCCGAAGACTACCGCAGGGGTTTCAGCCGCTTTTATTCTGGTCAATTCTATGGCTGGTTTGCTAGGATTGGGCATAAAGGTGTCTACAGTGCCCAAAGAAATAATATTTTGGGGCTTAGCTGTTTCTCTTGGTGGATGGATTGGCGCACAATATGGTAGTCAGAAAGTTAATAATATTAACCTGCAAAGATTACTCGGTGTCGTGCTAATTATTGCTAGTTGGAAGATGCTATCGGTATTGTTTTCAGGTGTTTTATGA
- a CDS encoding prevent-host-death family protein: protein MSQISTNELPENLQQLFTEVQRTQTPLTVIHEGKPLVIISPATTRPKRATFGAMKESGEILGDLIAPAVPLSTWEVHQ, encoded by the coding sequence ATGTCACAAATAAGTACCAACGAATTGCCTGAAAATCTCCAGCAACTATTTACAGAAGTCCAACGTACTCAAACACCCTTAACTGTCATCCATGAGGGCAAACCATTAGTAATTATATCTCCTGCAACAACCCGACCCAAACGCGCAACTTTTGGAGCAATGAAAGAAAGTGGCGAAATTTTGGGAGATTTAATTGCTCCCGCAGTTCCCCTTAGCACCTGGGAAGTACACCAGTGA
- a CDS encoding SAM-dependent methyltransferase, with protein MTSISTKRNLDRYIPLIGDINVKSPLAYTATRGVVKVVNAVQMAVAESYINGVEVPDSVLRSLFDTCMPIFFKYFPSLLAPYEWVLQETDRMAEGSRDLMKLQYDLPQDMLNRMLGDGKVIYPKYSMGLWQKGAIDLQQSQMHMIDDLIEKLDIQDGDNILDFGCGWGCIPNYVMSKFPNVRFTGLNLSHEQCEYMRHKMQDPESYLSSGRFTLMEGDLNDAQFSEKFDKILSVGVFCHVGNLTHAFAKLASCLKPGGKFFLHIITVRTPNNISSVYTHKYIFPHGRFWNFDAVPSHNQDLKTIERWYLNGTNYSQTFANWLKNFDDSYTDVKELDYGIDFAKFRRLWRFYLMWFVANFASCDGEINGNGQFLMVHA; from the coding sequence ATGACATCCATATCCACCAAACGAAACCTCGATCGCTACATTCCTCTGATTGGTGACATCAATGTCAAAAGCCCCTTAGCTTATACCGCAACTCGTGGGGTTGTCAAAGTAGTTAATGCAGTGCAAATGGCTGTAGCTGAGTCTTACATCAATGGGGTAGAGGTTCCTGACTCGGTATTGCGATCGCTTTTCGATACCTGTATGCCCATCTTTTTTAAATATTTTCCCTCACTCCTCGCCCCTTATGAATGGGTACTCCAAGAAACCGATCGCATGGCAGAAGGTTCTAGGGATTTGATGAAACTCCAATATGACCTGCCACAAGATATGTTAAACCGAATGCTAGGGGATGGTAAAGTAATCTACCCTAAATACAGCATGGGATTGTGGCAGAAAGGAGCGATCGATCTTCAGCAATCCCAGATGCACATGATTGACGACTTAATTGAAAAACTCGACATCCAAGATGGCGACAATATTCTAGATTTTGGCTGTGGTTGGGGTTGTATTCCCAACTATGTCATGTCTAAGTTTCCTAACGTCAGATTTACCGGATTGAACTTGAGTCACGAGCAATGTGAGTATATGCGTCATAAGATGCAAGATCCTGAAAGCTACCTCAGTTCTGGCAGATTCACGCTGATGGAAGGAGATCTTAATGATGCCCAATTTTCCGAAAAATTTGACAAAATTCTCTCAGTTGGTGTTTTTTGCCACGTAGGAAACTTAACCCATGCTTTTGCGAAGCTTGCTTCTTGTTTAAAACCAGGTGGTAAGTTTTTCCTTCACATCATCACGGTACGCACGCCAAACAACATTTCCAGCGTCTATACCCACAAATACATTTTCCCTCATGGGCGTTTCTGGAATTTCGACGCAGTTCCCAGCCACAACCAGGATCTAAAAACCATCGAACGATGGTATCTGAATGGGACTAACTATTCTCAAACTTTTGCTAATTGGCTGAAAAACTTCGATGATAGTTACACTGATGTCAAAGAACTGGATTATGGCATTGATTTTGCTAAATTCCGTCGCCTATGGCGATTTTACCTAATGTGGTTTGTTGCCAACTTTGCCAGTTGTGACGGCGAAATCAACGGTAACGGTCAGTTTTTGATGGTTCATGCTTGA
- a CDS encoding type II toxin-antitoxin system VapC family toxin yields the protein MKLLLDTHIWLWYLLGDKRLSTNLQTLIGAETTELWLSPISIWETLILAERGRISLQPDAVAWIDLALQNLEIREAPLVRQIAILSRQIELPHQDPADRFIAATVVYHNLILATVDSNLTGLSWLQTLS from the coding sequence GTGAAACTTTTACTCGATACCCACATCTGGCTTTGGTATCTCCTGGGTGACAAACGTTTATCTACCAACCTCCAAACCCTAATTGGAGCGGAAACAACCGAGCTTTGGCTTAGTCCCATTAGTATCTGGGAGACATTAATCCTCGCTGAAAGAGGACGAATTTCTTTACAGCCTGATGCAGTTGCATGGATAGATTTAGCCTTGCAAAATCTAGAAATTCGTGAGGCTCCACTCGTCCGTCAAATTGCTATTTTAAGTCGCCAGATTGAACTACCACACCAAGACCCAGCCGATAGGTTTATTGCGGCTACCGTAGTCTACCATAACTTGATATTAGCTACAGTCGATAGTAATCTCACAGGTCTTTCTTGGTTACAAACATTAAGCTAA
- a CDS encoding anti-sigma factor: MAESTFGEPTSEYIEELMAGYVLNALSVEETQEFEQYLQDRPELLPEVDRWQEMASLMASAPPRISPPDRLRSQIMAAIEPPQAVSIRGRRRAIAWAIPTAIAALTIISLGVLVDNYFLRRELVTAQNKINSLKGDESYLFLLKGTSAAPTASGTIFIDEPAQKIATALKNLPTLPAGKSYFLWAISGNQKIPCGRINATSNRIVEAIAIPVIHYDQPGIMLILTVESATNPIEPSPDVVMTGVSI; encoded by the coding sequence GTGGCTGAATCTACTTTTGGTGAGCCGACTTCTGAATATATAGAAGAGTTAATGGCAGGGTATGTTTTAAATGCACTCTCTGTGGAAGAGACTCAGGAATTTGAACAGTATCTTCAAGATCGCCCTGAGTTACTCCCAGAAGTCGATCGCTGGCAAGAAATGGCATCGCTGATGGCTTCTGCACCCCCTAGGATATCACCTCCCGATCGCCTGCGTTCTCAAATTATGGCAGCTATAGAGCCGCCACAAGCTGTTTCTATTCGTGGGAGGAGACGAGCGATCGCATGGGCTATACCAACGGCGATCGCGGCTCTCACCATTATCTCATTGGGTGTATTAGTCGATAACTATTTTCTGCGGCGAGAATTAGTGACGGCTCAAAACAAAATCAACTCTTTAAAAGGAGATGAAAGCTATCTATTTTTATTAAAAGGAACTTCTGCGGCTCCCACTGCTTCTGGTACTATTTTTATTGACGAACCAGCCCAGAAAATTGCAACAGCATTAAAAAATCTGCCGACTTTACCTGCGGGAAAATCTTATTTTCTGTGGGCAATTTCGGGAAATCAAAAAATACCTTGTGGTAGAATTAATGCGACTAGTAATCGAATTGTGGAAGCGATCGCTATTCCTGTAATTCATTACGATCAACCTGGTATTATGTTGATTTTGACGGTTGAATCTGCGACTAACCCGATCGAGCCTAGTCCTGATGTAGTAATGACAGGAGTTTCAATTTAA
- a CDS encoding HsdR family type I site-specific deoxyribonuclease, giving the protein MNQVGQRERQTQKRVVQLFQQQLNYRYLGNWKDRTDNSNIEIDLLTTFLRDKQGYSDTLITKALHELNKVAGNQSNSLYDINKEVYSLLRYGVKIKAEIGENTQTVELINWKNPLENDFAIAEEVTVKGENSKRPDIVLYINGIALGVLELKRSSVSVSEGIRQNLDNQKSIFIQSFFTTMQFIMAGNDTEGLRYGTIATPEKYYLTWKENQDPSPNLSPTGREALNVPPSHLGKGVRGLGILDRHLLQLCEKPRFLELIHDFIVFDLGIKKICRQHQYFGIKAAQDYLKRREGGIIWHSQGSGKSLTMVWLAKWIRENITDARVLIITDREELDAQIEGDYLGVNERIYRTQSSKDLINALNNSQRWLICSLIHKFGNQEKSDYDDYIEGLKSHIPQEFTPKGDIYIFVDECHRTQSGKLHQAMKQLIPNAVLIGFTGTPLLKSDKQQNSPAVFGKHSIR; this is encoded by the coding sequence ATGAACCAGGTAGGACAACGGGAACGTCAAACCCAAAAGCGTGTTGTACAACTATTCCAACAACAATTAAACTATCGCTACCTGGGAAACTGGAAAGATAGAACCGACAACAGCAACATCGAAATCGACCTCCTGACAACCTTCCTGCGGGACAAACAAGGTTACAGCGACACTCTCATCACCAAAGCACTCCACGAACTCAACAAAGTCGCAGGGAACCAAAGTAACAGCCTCTACGATATTAATAAAGAAGTTTACAGTCTCCTGCGCTATGGTGTAAAAATCAAAGCCGAAATTGGGGAAAACACCCAAACCGTTGAATTAATTAACTGGAAAAACCCCCTCGAAAATGACTTTGCGATCGCCGAAGAAGTCACCGTAAAAGGCGAAAATAGCAAGCGTCCCGACATAGTTTTATATATTAACGGCATAGCTCTGGGTGTGCTGGAACTCAAACGCAGCAGCGTCTCCGTCTCCGAAGGTATCCGGCAAAACCTCGACAATCAAAAATCTATATTTATCCAATCCTTTTTTACCACCATGCAATTCATCATGGCAGGTAACGACACCGAGGGTTTGCGTTATGGTACGATCGCCACCCCAGAAAAATATTATCTCACCTGGAAAGAAAATCAAGACCCCTCTCCAAACCTCTCCCCCACAGGGAGAGAGGCTTTGAATGTTCCCCCTTCCCATCTGGGGAAGGGGGTTAGGGGGTTAGGTATACTCGATCGCCACCTATTGCAACTGTGCGAAAAACCCCGCTTCCTCGAACTAATCCACGACTTCATCGTCTTTGACTTAGGAATCAAAAAAATCTGCCGCCAACATCAGTATTTTGGCATCAAAGCCGCTCAAGACTACCTCAAACGTCGAGAAGGCGGAATAATTTGGCACTCTCAAGGTAGCGGTAAAAGCCTGACGATGGTGTGGCTGGCGAAATGGATTCGAGAAAACATTACGGACGCTCGCGTTTTAATTATTACTGATCGCGAGGAACTAGACGCGCAAATCGAAGGGGATTATCTGGGGGTGAACGAACGCATCTATCGCACCCAAAGCAGCAAAGACTTAATTAACGCCCTCAACAACTCGCAACGCTGGCTGATTTGCTCTTTAATCCATAAATTCGGCAATCAGGAAAAGTCAGACTACGACGATTACATCGAAGGACTAAAAAGCCACATCCCCCAAGAATTTACCCCTAAAGGCGATATTTATATCTTCGTCGATGAATGCCATCGCACCCAATCGGGCAAACTCCACCAAGCCATGAAGCAACTGATTCCCAATGCAGTCTTAATCGGCTTTACCGGAACCCCCTTATTAAAATCGGACAAGCAACAAAACAGTCCCGCCGTCTTTGGCAAACACTCCATCCGATGA
- a CDS encoding fatty acid desaturase family protein: MNSVDTEIWITQAEYAKKLRPMLPNQAFLPDPSKIWILLINVAILILGWGIANYLDRWNWYFLWLYLPLSLIMGNSVTVLLFSTHNLLHSSTIKNPLLRWVISLLGLTMLWMPPTLWKAVHNREHHNKTNSWHDPDRSYLYQQPKNWGKWIQNLFTPSAEVNPFFLIIGMGHAWGVYTFRNLTSVLLFNNSLTEYPPAAFQVNSRERRAIALEVLAIIGIHIGILSYLHFHPIKLLLSYFIPIWIGHGGAMFYIYTNHILCRMTSINDPLINSLSLRVPKIFDLLHLNFSCHTEHHVFPGMNSDYYPLVQELLQAEYPDRYNLLDARKAWDLLLQTPRHYKDENTFTDWQGKNAIACPLSARNM, from the coding sequence ATGAATTCCGTTGATACTGAAATTTGGATTACTCAAGCAGAATACGCTAAGAAACTGCGCCCGATGCTTCCTAATCAAGCATTTCTTCCCGATCCTAGTAAAATCTGGATTTTATTAATTAATGTGGCAATCCTCATCTTGGGTTGGGGAATTGCTAATTACTTAGATCGGTGGAATTGGTACTTTTTATGGCTCTATTTACCCCTATCTTTAATCATGGGAAATAGTGTCACTGTTCTCCTATTTAGTACCCATAATTTGCTGCACAGTAGTACAATTAAAAACCCGCTCTTGAGGTGGGTTATTAGTTTATTGGGATTGACAATGTTATGGATGCCGCCCACTCTTTGGAAGGCTGTTCATAATCGAGAACATCATAATAAAACTAACTCTTGGCACGATCCAGATCGAAGCTATTTATACCAGCAACCCAAAAATTGGGGGAAGTGGATTCAGAATCTTTTTACACCATCAGCCGAGGTTAACCCGTTCTTTTTAATAATTGGCATGGGTCATGCATGGGGAGTTTATACCTTTCGCAATCTGACCTCAGTCCTGTTATTTAATAACAGTTTAACCGAATATCCTCCGGCTGCATTTCAAGTTAATTCTAGAGAACGTAGAGCGATCGCCCTAGAAGTATTGGCGATAATTGGGATTCACATAGGCATTTTAAGCTACTTGCATTTTCATCCAATCAAGTTGCTTTTGAGTTACTTTATCCCTATTTGGATCGGTCATGGTGGGGCAATGTTTTATATTTATACCAACCATATTCTGTGTCGCATGACGAGTATTAACGATCCTCTGATTAATAGTCTTTCCCTGCGAGTTCCTAAGATATTTGATTTACTGCATTTGAACTTTTCATGCCACACAGAACATCACGTTTTTCCAGGAATGAATTCTGATTACTATCCGCTAGTGCAAGAACTTTTGCAAGCTGAATATCCCGATAGATATAATTTATTGGATGCTAGAAAAGCTTGGGATTTGCTCTTGCAAACTCCTCGCCATTACAAAGATGAAAATACTTTCACTGATTGGCAAGGGAAAAATGCGATCGCCTGTCCTCTTTCTGCTAGAAATATGTGA
- the thiL gene encoding thiamine-phosphate kinase — MQIRDIGEQGLLAKLQKFCPPEVIGDDGAILTTTPGTSLVVTTDILVDGVHFSDRTTTPFDVGWRAAAANLSDLAAMGAVPLGITVGLCLPPDLAVSWVEALYEGLTSCLEISQTPIVGGDICRSSQITVAITAFGEVDPNFTIRRHAAKVGDVLLATGIHGASKAGLELLLNPKIGANLSALARESLIKAHQQPNPRLDVLPHLQELYANSTPVTIAGMDSSDGLADAVLQICRASSVGAMIEMSQLPIAGAIAHLVSAPEALNWTLYGGEDFELILSLPVEKAQLLVEQLGNGATIFGKIIPGTAVKLVDSQGHNPEIILTLDRGFQHFR, encoded by the coding sequence ATGCAAATTCGAGACATCGGGGAACAAGGCTTATTAGCCAAACTACAAAAGTTTTGTCCTCCAGAAGTTATCGGGGATGATGGGGCGATTTTAACTACTACTCCTGGAACATCTTTAGTAGTAACCACAGATATTTTAGTCGATGGGGTGCATTTTAGCGATCGCACTACCACTCCATTTGATGTGGGTTGGCGCGCTGCGGCGGCTAATTTGTCAGATTTAGCTGCTATGGGTGCTGTTCCTCTGGGAATTACTGTAGGTTTGTGTTTACCCCCAGATTTGGCAGTAAGTTGGGTAGAAGCGTTATATGAAGGGTTAACTAGCTGCTTGGAAATTTCTCAAACTCCTATAGTTGGCGGGGATATTTGTCGTTCTTCTCAAATTACAGTCGCGATTACTGCTTTTGGGGAAGTAGATCCCAATTTCACCATCCGTCGTCATGCGGCTAAAGTGGGAGATGTGTTATTAGCCACTGGGATTCATGGAGCCTCCAAAGCTGGGTTAGAATTGCTGTTAAATCCGAAAATTGGAGCTAATTTATCAGCATTGGCACGAGAAAGTCTCATAAAAGCTCATCAGCAACCAAATCCTCGGTTAGATGTTTTGCCACATTTACAAGAGTTATATGCTAATTCTACACCAGTCACTATTGCGGGGATGGATAGTAGTGATGGATTAGCAGATGCAGTGCTGCAAATTTGCCGTGCTAGCTCTGTAGGTGCGATGATAGAAATGAGCCAACTGCCGATCGCAGGGGCGATCGCCCATCTAGTTTCTGCACCAGAAGCCCTCAATTGGACGTTGTATGGTGGGGAAGACTTCGAGTTGATACTTTCGCTACCAGTAGAAAAAGCCCAGCTTCTCGTCGAACAACTAGGCAATGGAGCTACTATTTTTGGCAAAATTATCCCAGGAACAGCAGTCAAATTAGTTGATTCTCAGGGGCACAATCCAGAAATTATCCTGACTCTAGATCGAGGATTCCAACATTTCCGGTAA